The segment TGTTTGCCAAGCATGTGGCTCTTATAATAGAGTCTGTAATTCCATGTAAACGTATTGGAGTAGCTGTTATGGGACTAGAAGTTCCTCATGCTCATATTCATTTGATTCCTATTACCAAGGAATCAGATATGATTATATCAAATCCAAAACTCAAGTTGTCTTCTGAAGAATTTACTTCTATTTCAGAAAAGATTAATAGAGCTTTTGTTGAGAGATTTGAGAAGTAATAAAGTTGGTTTATAGTATATAATATAGAAAAAGGCAAGAATCGATTCTTGCCTTTTTCTATATTAATGTTATAATTTATTTAGTAGCTGCTTCTTTTTCTTCTAAAATTTGCTTAGATCTTTCAATTGCCACATAAATATCTGGACATATATTTTCTTCGCCTATGTATTGATTAAAACCAGCCTTTTGTAATGTTTCATGTACAGAAGGGACAACACCTGATAGAACTACAGTTATGTGTTCTCTTTTAGATGTTCTCCAAAGAGTCGTTAAGTTCTGTATCCCTGTGGAATCAATAAAAGGAACTTTTCTCATTCTAAATATTCTTACTTTAGGTCTTTCTTTAAGCGTGATCATTAATTCTTCAAAACGATTGG is part of the Bacteroides coprosuis DSM 18011 genome and harbors:
- a CDS encoding histidine triad (HIT) protein (COGs: COG0537 Diadenosine tetraphosphate (Ap4A) hydrolase and other HIT family hydrolase~InterPro IPR001310~KEGG: bvu:BVU_1434 histidine triad (HIT) family protein~PFAM: Histidine triad (HIT) protein~SPTR: Putative uncharacterized protein;~IMG reference gene:2504106158~PFAM: HIT domain), coding for MATIFTKIINGEIPSYKIAENDQFYAFLDINPLSKGHTLVVPKREVDYIFDLSDEELAAMHVFAKHVALIIESVIPCKRIGVAVMGLEVPHAHIHLIPITKESDMIISNPKLKLSSEEFTSISEKINRAFVERFEK